A section of the Microbacterium sp. MM2322 genome encodes:
- the recF gene encoding DNA replication/repair protein RecF, with protein sequence MIVEHLSLVDFRNYAAAEVSLVSGPNVFVGRNGQGKTNLAEAIGYFATLGSHRVSQDAPMVRYGADAAFVRARLAYGDRRIQLEVQLNRTGSNKARVNGSPVRTSELPRYAQVVLFAPEDLQIVRGDPSSRRRFADQLLVQRAPRMTGVLGDYDRVLKQRTALLKSARARGLKADQLTTLDVWDDKLISLGTEIILARLRLAEDLAQPMRDAYEAIAGADHDPQLEWLLSVDGADPEDESSAVAETGSSVGADAIAASFRAGLTAKRAQELERGVTLVGPHRDDLLLRLRGLPVKGYASHGESWSTALSLRLSSAQLLRDQLRLGDPIVILDDVFAELDAERRARLAGVVADFEQVIVTAAVEGDVPEALRVRTVRVEAGTIVTDADV encoded by the coding sequence GTGATCGTGGAGCATCTGAGTCTCGTCGACTTCCGCAACTATGCCGCGGCCGAGGTGAGTCTGGTCTCAGGACCGAACGTGTTCGTCGGTCGCAACGGCCAGGGAAAGACGAACCTCGCGGAAGCGATCGGCTATTTCGCGACGCTCGGGTCGCACCGGGTATCGCAGGATGCCCCGATGGTCCGATATGGAGCGGATGCCGCGTTCGTTCGCGCTCGCCTGGCGTACGGCGATCGCCGCATCCAGCTCGAAGTGCAGCTCAACCGGACCGGATCGAACAAGGCACGGGTCAACGGCTCGCCGGTTCGCACGTCGGAACTTCCGCGCTACGCCCAGGTCGTGCTGTTCGCCCCCGAGGACCTGCAGATCGTCCGCGGCGATCCGTCGTCGCGGCGCCGATTCGCCGATCAGCTGCTGGTCCAGCGCGCGCCGCGCATGACCGGAGTGCTCGGCGACTACGACCGGGTGCTCAAACAGCGCACCGCGCTCTTGAAATCCGCACGAGCTCGCGGACTGAAGGCCGACCAGCTCACGACGCTCGATGTCTGGGACGACAAGCTCATCTCGCTCGGCACCGAGATCATCCTCGCGCGACTTCGCTTGGCCGAGGACCTCGCCCAGCCCATGCGCGACGCCTACGAGGCGATCGCCGGCGCCGATCACGACCCGCAGCTCGAGTGGTTGTTGTCCGTCGACGGCGCCGATCCCGAAGACGAGTCGTCCGCGGTGGCCGAGACCGGCTCGTCCGTCGGAGCGGACGCGATCGCGGCATCCTTCCGTGCCGGACTCACCGCCAAGCGTGCACAGGAACTGGAGCGGGGCGTGACCCTGGTCGGTCCGCACCGCGATGACCTGCTGCTGAGGCTGCGGGGATTGCCGGTGAAGGGCTACGCGTCGCACGGTGAGTCGTGGTCGACCGCGCTGTCGTTGCGGCTGTCATCGGCGCAACTCCTCCGCGACCAGTTGCGCCTCGGCGACCCGATCGTCATCCTCGACGACGTCTTCGCCGAGCTCGATGCCGAGCGCCGAGCTCGTCTCGCCGGCGTCGTCGCCGACTTCGAGCAGGTCATCGTCACGGCAGCGGTCGAGGGCGACGTCCCCGAAGCCCTCCGCGTGCGGACGGTGCGCGTCGAGGCGGGCACGATCGTGACGGATGCCGATGTCTGA
- a CDS encoding DciA family protein, which yields MPMSDATGIPETVATYMRLRGLEPSAAKKRRKKRRNDDDENQPFTAGRDPKGMGDLLADLTRQSGWDVQLAKEDLVLQWAQVAGEETARHADPVALSDGVLTVQCDSTAWAKNLHLMRASIVTELVRRFPDAGVESVRFVGPDVPSWKWGPRAVPGRGPRDTYG from the coding sequence ATGCCGATGTCTGACGCCACCGGCATCCCCGAAACGGTCGCGACCTACATGCGACTTCGCGGACTCGAGCCGTCCGCCGCGAAGAAGAGACGTAAGAAGCGCCGGAACGACGACGACGAGAACCAGCCGTTCACCGCGGGTCGTGATCCGAAGGGGATGGGCGACCTGCTCGCCGATCTCACCCGTCAGTCGGGCTGGGACGTTCAGCTGGCCAAAGAGGACCTCGTTCTGCAGTGGGCGCAGGTCGCCGGTGAGGAGACCGCGAGGCACGCGGATCCCGTCGCCCTGAGCGACGGCGTGCTGACCGTTCAGTGCGACTCGACGGCGTGGGCGAAGAACCTTCATCTCATGCGGGCGAGCATCGTCACCGAGCTCGTCCGACGGTTCCCCGACGCCGGTGTCGAATCCGTCCGTTTCGTGGGGCCGGACGTCCCCTCGTGGAAATGGGGCCCCAGAGCCGTTCCAGGGCGGGGCCCTCGCGATACCTACGGGTGA
- the gyrB gene encoding DNA topoisomerase (ATP-hydrolyzing) subunit B, which yields MTSETPDTVPEEPETPAEARIPAEYGASEIQVLEGLEAVRKRPGMYIGSTGERGLHHLVYEIVDNSVDEALAGYCDTINVTILADGGLRVVDNGRGIPVDPHSSDPSKSTVEVVLTVLHAGGKFGGGGYAVSGGLHGVGSSVVNALSTRFEVEIARQGHIWRQTFSGGGKPEAPLAQGEESDKTGTTITFWPDDTIFEATDFDYNTLRTRFQQTAFLNKGLRITLTDERAEAVDVVDLPEGGSDTVQRHDDFLYERGLVDYVEYLNKVRKAEVINDEIIEIESEDTVRHISLELAMQWTSGYTENVFTFANTINTHEGGTHEEGFRAAMTMYINRYAREKGLLKEKDENLAGEDIREGLTAVISVKLAEPQFEGQTKTKLGNTEAKAFVQKVVGDQLIDWLDRNPAQAKLIITKALEAATARMAARKARETARRKSVFESASMPEKLKDCTSKDPSISEIFLVEGDSAGGSAVSGRDPERQAILSLRGKILNVEKARLDRALGNAEIQAMIQAFGAGIGPDFDVSKARYHKVVLMADADVDGQHITTLLLTLLFRYMRGLVEAGFVYLAQPPLYRLKWSNAPHEYVYSDAERDALMRDGLAAGRRIPKDNGVQRYKGLGEMNAKELWETTMDPETRTLRQVTIDDAAAADEIFSVLMGEDVEARRGFIQRNAKDVRFLDI from the coding sequence ATGACGTCAGAAACCCCCGACACCGTTCCCGAAGAACCCGAAACCCCGGCAGAAGCCCGGATTCCCGCTGAATACGGCGCATCCGAGATCCAGGTGCTCGAGGGCCTCGAGGCGGTTCGCAAGCGTCCCGGCATGTACATCGGTTCGACCGGTGAGCGCGGCCTGCACCACCTCGTCTACGAGATCGTCGACAACTCCGTCGATGAGGCGCTGGCGGGGTACTGCGACACCATCAATGTGACGATCCTCGCCGACGGTGGTCTCCGCGTCGTCGACAACGGTCGCGGCATCCCCGTCGATCCCCACTCCTCCGACCCGAGCAAGTCGACGGTGGAGGTCGTCCTGACGGTTCTGCACGCGGGTGGCAAATTCGGCGGCGGCGGATACGCGGTCTCCGGTGGTCTCCATGGTGTCGGCTCATCCGTCGTCAACGCGCTGTCGACGCGGTTCGAGGTCGAGATCGCGCGACAGGGACACATCTGGCGGCAGACGTTCTCCGGCGGCGGCAAGCCCGAAGCCCCCCTCGCCCAGGGCGAAGAGAGCGACAAGACGGGCACGACGATCACGTTCTGGCCCGATGACACGATCTTCGAGGCGACCGACTTCGACTACAACACGCTGCGGACGCGCTTCCAGCAGACCGCGTTCTTGAACAAGGGCCTGCGGATCACGCTCACCGATGAGCGGGCCGAGGCCGTCGACGTGGTGGATCTGCCCGAGGGTGGCTCTGACACGGTGCAGCGTCACGACGACTTCCTCTACGAGCGCGGCCTCGTCGACTACGTCGAGTACCTCAACAAGGTCCGCAAGGCCGAGGTCATCAACGACGAGATCATCGAGATCGAGTCCGAGGACACCGTCCGTCACATCTCGCTCGAGCTCGCCATGCAGTGGACCTCGGGGTACACCGAGAACGTCTTCACCTTCGCGAACACGATCAACACGCACGAGGGCGGTACCCACGAAGAGGGCTTCCGCGCCGCGATGACGATGTACATCAACCGTTACGCGCGGGAGAAGGGCCTCCTCAAGGAGAAGGACGAGAACCTCGCGGGCGAGGACATCCGTGAGGGCCTCACCGCCGTCATCTCGGTGAAGCTCGCCGAACCGCAGTTCGAGGGCCAGACGAAGACCAAGCTCGGCAACACCGAGGCCAAGGCCTTCGTCCAGAAGGTCGTCGGCGACCAGCTCATCGATTGGCTCGACCGCAACCCGGCGCAGGCGAAGCTCATCATCACGAAGGCCCTCGAGGCCGCCACGGCTCGCATGGCTGCCCGCAAGGCGCGCGAGACCGCTCGGCGCAAGAGCGTCTTCGAATCGGCATCCATGCCCGAGAAGCTCAAGGACTGCACGAGCAAGGACCCGTCGATCAGCGAGATCTTCCTCGTCGAGGGTGACTCCGCCGGCGGTTCGGCGGTGTCGGGTCGCGACCCGGAGCGCCAGGCGATCCTGTCGCTCCGCGGCAAGATCCTCAACGTCGAGAAGGCGCGTCTCGACCGTGCGCTCGGAAACGCCGAGATCCAGGCGATGATCCAGGCCTTCGGCGCGGGAATCGGACCCGATTTCGACGTCTCGAAGGCTCGGTATCACAAGGTCGTCCTGATGGCCGATGCGGATGTCGACGGCCAGCACATCACGACGCTTCTGCTGACGCTGCTGTTCCGCTACATGCGCGGACTCGTCGAAGCGGGCTTCGTGTACCTCGCGCAGCCACCGCTCTACCGCCTCAAGTGGTCGAACGCGCCGCACGAGTACGTCTACAGCGACGCCGAGCGCGACGCGCTCATGCGAGACGGGCTGGCCGCGGGCCGCCGCATCCCGAAGGACAACGGCGTGCAGCGCTACAAGGGTCTCGGCGAGATGAACGCCAAGGAGCTGTGGGAGACGACGATGGACCCCGAGACGCGCACGCTGCGTCAGGTGACCATCGACGACGCCGCGGCGGCCGACGAGATCTTCTCCGTGCTGATGGGCGAGGACGTCGAGGCGCGACGCGGGTTCATCCAGCGCAACGCCAAGGACGTGCGGTTCCTGGACATCTGA
- the gyrA gene encoding DNA gyrase subunit A — MADEERPDPNAGYQHGNIDQVDLQVEMQRSYLDYAMSVIVGRALPRVEDGLKPVHRRVIYGMYDGGYRPDKSYSKCARVVGEVMGQYHPHGDSAIYDALVRLVQPWSLRYPLADGQGNFGSPGNMGAAAPRYTETKMAQLALEMVRDIDEDTVDFEDNYDGRTREPVVLPSRFPNLLVNGSVGIAVGMATNIPPHNLREVANGVMWALEHPDASREELLDALLERIPGPDFPTGAQILGTKGIREAYRTGRGSITMRAVVNVEEIQNRTCLVITELPYQVNPDNVAAKITALVREGKLNGIADIRDETSDRTGQRLVIVLKRDAVAKVVLNNLYKHTQLQENFGANMLAIVDGVPRTLPIDGFISYWLTHQFEVIVRRTQYRLREAEKRMHILRGYLKALDALDEVIALIRRSPTVDEARDGLKTLLEIDDAQADAILSMQLRRLAALERQKIVEEATELELKIEDLNAILASRDRQSTIIATELGDIVSKFGDERRTHILHGYDGDMSMEDLIPEEEIVVTVTRNGYVKRTRSDNYRSQHRGGKGVKGAQLRADDVVEHFFVSTTHHWLLFFTTKGRVYRAKGYELPEAGRDAKGQHVANLLALQPGEDVAQILDIRDYTTAEYLVLATRDGKIKKTALTEYDTNRQGGIIAIRLRGQDEENGDELVSAMLVDSTDDLLLVSRLGMSLRFTANDDTLRPMGRSTEGVKGMSFREGDSLLSASVVRDDSFVFVVTEGGFAKRTSVDQYRVQGRGGLGIKVAKLHDDRGELAGGLIVSADDEVLVVLASGKVVRSAVAEVPAKGRDTMGVVFARPDDDDRILAIARNGERGLAESAEAEEATEAPETTEESDA; from the coding sequence ATGGCTGACGAAGAGCGTCCCGACCCGAACGCCGGCTACCAGCACGGCAACATCGACCAGGTCGACCTCCAGGTCGAGATGCAGCGGAGCTACCTCGACTACGCGATGAGCGTCATCGTGGGTCGCGCGCTCCCGCGGGTCGAAGACGGCCTGAAGCCCGTGCACCGCCGTGTCATCTACGGCATGTACGACGGCGGTTACCGTCCCGACAAGAGCTACTCGAAGTGCGCCCGCGTCGTCGGCGAGGTCATGGGTCAGTACCACCCGCACGGCGACAGCGCGATCTACGACGCTCTCGTCCGCCTCGTGCAGCCGTGGTCCCTCCGCTACCCCCTCGCCGATGGTCAGGGAAACTTCGGCTCGCCCGGCAACATGGGCGCTGCGGCTCCCCGGTACACCGAGACCAAGATGGCGCAGCTCGCCCTCGAGATGGTCCGCGACATCGACGAGGACACCGTCGACTTCGAGGACAACTACGACGGTCGCACCCGTGAGCCCGTCGTCCTCCCCTCGCGCTTCCCGAACCTCCTCGTCAACGGTTCGGTGGGTATCGCGGTCGGTATGGCCACGAACATCCCGCCGCACAACCTCCGCGAGGTGGCGAACGGCGTGATGTGGGCTCTGGAGCACCCGGATGCCTCCCGTGAGGAGCTGCTCGACGCACTGCTCGAGCGCATTCCCGGTCCCGACTTCCCCACCGGCGCGCAGATTCTCGGCACCAAGGGCATCCGCGAGGCGTACCGCACCGGTCGCGGCTCGATCACGATGCGCGCGGTCGTCAACGTCGAAGAGATCCAGAACCGCACCTGCCTGGTGATCACGGAGCTCCCGTACCAGGTGAACCCCGACAACGTCGCGGCGAAGATCACCGCTCTCGTGCGCGAGGGCAAGCTCAACGGCATCGCCGACATCCGTGATGAGACGAGCGATCGCACCGGGCAGCGCCTGGTCATCGTCCTCAAGCGCGACGCCGTCGCGAAGGTCGTGCTGAACAACCTCTACAAGCACACCCAGCTGCAGGAGAACTTCGGCGCCAACATGCTGGCGATCGTCGACGGCGTGCCCCGCACCCTCCCGATCGACGGGTTCATCAGCTACTGGCTCACGCACCAGTTCGAGGTCATCGTCCGGCGCACGCAGTACCGCCTGCGCGAGGCCGAGAAGCGCATGCACATCCTGCGCGGATACCTGAAGGCGCTCGACGCGCTCGACGAGGTCATCGCGCTCATCCGCCGCTCCCCCACCGTCGACGAGGCCCGTGACGGCCTGAAGACGCTGCTCGAGATCGACGACGCTCAGGCCGACGCGATCCTCTCGATGCAGCTGCGGCGCCTCGCCGCCCTCGAGCGTCAGAAGATCGTCGAGGAGGCGACCGAGCTCGAGCTCAAGATCGAGGACCTCAACGCGATCCTCGCCTCACGCGATCGGCAGAGCACGATCATCGCCACCGAGCTGGGCGACATCGTCTCGAAGTTCGGCGACGAGCGTCGGACGCACATCCTGCACGGGTACGACGGCGACATGTCGATGGAAGACCTGATCCCCGAAGAGGAGATCGTCGTCACCGTCACCCGCAACGGCTACGTCAAGCGCACGCGGAGCGACAACTATCGCTCGCAGCACCGTGGCGGCAAGGGTGTCAAGGGTGCGCAACTGCGCGCCGACGACGTCGTCGAGCACTTCTTCGTCTCGACGACCCACCACTGGCTGCTGTTCTTCACGACGAAGGGCCGCGTCTACCGCGCGAAGGGATACGAACTTCCCGAGGCCGGACGGGATGCCAAGGGTCAGCACGTCGCCAACCTCCTGGCCCTGCAGCCCGGCGAAGACGTGGCGCAGATCCTCGACATCCGCGACTACACGACGGCCGAGTACCTCGTGCTCGCGACGCGCGACGGCAAGATCAAGAAGACCGCGCTCACCGAGTACGACACGAACCGTCAGGGCGGCATCATCGCGATCCGCCTGCGCGGTCAGGACGAGGAGAACGGCGACGAGCTGGTCAGCGCGATGCTGGTCGACTCCACCGACGACCTCCTCCTCGTCTCCCGCCTCGGCATGTCGCTGCGCTTCACGGCGAACGACGACACGCTGCGTCCGATGGGTCGTTCCACCGAGGGCGTGAAGGGCATGTCGTTCCGCGAGGGCGACAGCCTGCTCTCGGCATCCGTCGTCCGGGATGACAGCTTCGTCTTCGTGGTGACCGAGGGAGGCTTCGCGAAGCGCACTTCCGTCGACCAGTACCGCGTTCAGGGTCGTGGTGGTCTGGGCATCAAGGTGGCCAAGTTGCACGACGATCGCGGCGAGCTCGCGGGCGGTCTGATCGTCAGTGCGGACGACGAGGTCCTGGTGGTTCTTGCCAGCGGCAAGGTGGTACGCTCGGCCGTTGCCGAGGTGCCCGCCAAGGGCCGCGACACGATGGGCGTGGTGTTCGCCCGGCCTGACGACGACGACCGGATCCTCGCCATCGCCCGTAACGGCGAACGGGGACTGGCCGAGAGTGCGGAGGCCGAGGAGGCCACCGAGGCTCCCGAGACCACCGAAGAGAGTGACGCATGA
- a CDS encoding DUF3566 domain-containing protein translates to MSSVADKLAKKSSSRTTAKQVRLRLVYVDFWSAVKLSFLAAVALAIVTVVSTLLVYLVISSTNLIGQIDALLGAVNGQTTFTLASVINLPQVMAFAAVVAILNLIVVTVLGAVTAGIYNLMVKVTGGLLVGFTSN, encoded by the coding sequence ATGAGCTCCGTAGCCGACAAACTGGCCAAGAAGTCCTCGAGCCGGACGACCGCGAAGCAGGTCCGCCTCCGTCTTGTCTACGTCGACTTCTGGTCGGCCGTGAAGCTGTCGTTCCTGGCTGCGGTCGCCTTGGCCATCGTCACGGTCGTCTCCACGCTGCTGGTTTACCTCGTGATCAGCTCGACGAACCTCATCGGGCAGATCGACGCGCTCCTCGGCGCCGTCAACGGTCAGACCACCTTCACGCTCGCGTCGGTCATCAACCTTCCGCAGGTGATGGCGTTCGCGGCGGTGGTCGCGATCCTGAACCTGATCGTGGTGACGGTGCTGGGCGCTGTCACGGCCGGTATCTACAACCTGATGGTGAAGGTCACCGGCGGCTTGCTCGTCGGATTCACATCCAACTGA
- a CDS encoding VIT family protein, translated as MSATTHTEPHAANIGQRLNWLRAGVLGANDGIVSVAAVAVGVAGATADLGPILTASSAALVGGAISMALGEYVSVSSQRDTERALIEKEKRELAEMPDEELAELAELYRAKGLSEETALKVATELTAHDALGAHLDAELGIDPDDLTSPWQAAVSSAIAFTLGALLPFLAIILPPAEWRVPTTFVAVLIALALTGTISARLGGAGRRRAVMRLVIGGALALAVTWALGLLLGTSVL; from the coding sequence ATGAGCGCGACCACCCACACCGAACCACACGCCGCCAACATCGGGCAGCGGCTGAATTGGCTGCGCGCGGGCGTGCTCGGGGCGAACGACGGCATCGTGTCCGTCGCTGCTGTCGCGGTGGGTGTCGCGGGCGCGACGGCGGACCTCGGACCCATCCTCACGGCGTCGTCCGCTGCCCTCGTCGGCGGCGCGATCTCGATGGCGCTCGGCGAGTACGTGTCGGTCAGCAGCCAGCGCGACACCGAGAGGGCGCTCATCGAGAAGGAGAAGCGCGAGCTCGCGGAGATGCCCGACGAGGAGCTCGCTGAACTCGCGGAGCTCTACCGGGCGAAGGGCCTCTCGGAGGAGACCGCGCTCAAGGTCGCCACGGAGCTCACCGCGCACGATGCCCTCGGCGCCCACCTCGACGCCGAACTCGGCATCGACCCCGACGATCTGACGAGCCCGTGGCAAGCAGCCGTGTCGTCCGCGATCGCGTTCACGCTCGGAGCGCTGCTGCCGTTCCTCGCGATCATCCTGCCGCCCGCGGAATGGCGCGTCCCGACCACCTTCGTCGCTGTCCTGATCGCCCTCGCACTGACGGGGACGATCTCGGCCCGGCTCGGCGGTGCAGGCCGGCGCCGCGCCGTCATGCGCTTGGTGATCGGCGGGGCACTCGCCCTCGCCGTCACCTGGGCTCTGGGATTGCTGCTCGGCACCTCGGTCTTGTGA
- a CDS encoding NUDIX hydrolase, with product MDIRVAAYAVVTDGDRILLAHWNSPTRPAWTMPGGGLDPGEDPMDAAVREVLEETGFHVELDGILGTDSLVIPEKDRFHGTGPIQALRIVYRAHVVGGELHNEEDGSTDEAAWFPIDEVASLTRVGLVDTAMTMAGLIPR from the coding sequence GTGGATATCCGCGTCGCTGCGTATGCCGTCGTCACCGACGGAGACCGCATCCTGCTCGCCCATTGGAACAGCCCTACGCGACCCGCGTGGACGATGCCCGGAGGTGGGCTCGACCCCGGCGAGGACCCGATGGATGCCGCTGTCCGCGAGGTCCTCGAAGAGACAGGGTTCCACGTGGAACTCGACGGCATCCTCGGCACGGACTCGCTGGTGATCCCCGAGAAGGACCGGTTCCACGGCACCGGGCCGATCCAGGCGCTCCGGATCGTCTATCGCGCGCACGTCGTCGGCGGTGAACTTCACAACGAAGAGGACGGCTCCACGGACGAGGCTGCGTGGTTTCCTATCGACGAGGTCGCGTCGCTCACCCGGGTGGGGCTCGTGGACACGGCGATGACGATGGCAGGCCTCATCCCGCGGTGA
- a CDS encoding YbaK/EbsC family protein, whose product MPESTPEPSERVAEAARSRSLSVEFVARPAAGSLEEAATLLGLAASDIVKTLVVKRSDDTYLFALIPGDRAISWPKLRAVVGVNKLRLPEPELALAATGFERGTITPIGSTTDWPVYADASIAGKRIAMGAGAHGFSLFVDADDLIRSYGATVADISQPMPERPVTAG is encoded by the coding sequence ATGCCTGAATCCACGCCTGAACCATCGGAGCGCGTCGCTGAAGCGGCGCGCTCCCGGTCTTTGTCGGTCGAGTTCGTCGCCCGCCCGGCGGCGGGCAGTCTTGAAGAGGCTGCGACGCTGCTCGGGCTGGCGGCATCCGACATCGTCAAAACGCTCGTCGTGAAGCGGAGCGACGACACGTACCTGTTTGCGCTGATCCCCGGAGACCGGGCGATCTCGTGGCCCAAGCTGCGCGCCGTCGTCGGGGTCAACAAGCTGCGGCTTCCCGAGCCCGAGCTCGCGTTGGCCGCAACGGGGTTCGAGCGCGGCACCATCACGCCGATCGGGAGCACGACGGACTGGCCCGTCTACGCCGATGCGTCGATCGCAGGCAAGCGGATCGCCATGGGCGCGGGCGCGCACGGCTTCAGCCTCTTCGTTGACGCGGACGACCTCATCCGGTCCTACGGCGCCACCGTGGCCGACATCTCGCAGCCGATGCCGGAGCGGCCGGTCACCGCGGGATGA
- a CDS encoding DNA helicase, translating to MSLNRKTKKELRKLQKQAANLWESQQVLVGQAGDVAREAGRQLGKYNHDHIVPTAKHSYEKYAAPYVDRGVETGRKVLNGAVVPAAGAVVGTAMSVWDVANDQRHRLSHGKGLGGFDADSFRKNAAKAGKKATKKLSVPEKKKGLGAGGVLAIIFGVAATAGVLYAAWQTLRADDELWVADDPLRAPDA from the coding sequence GTGAGCCTCAACCGCAAGACCAAGAAGGAACTCCGCAAGCTGCAGAAGCAGGCTGCGAACCTGTGGGAGTCACAGCAGGTGCTCGTCGGTCAGGCCGGTGACGTCGCCCGCGAGGCGGGTCGCCAGCTCGGCAAGTACAACCACGACCACATCGTGCCTACGGCGAAGCACTCGTACGAGAAGTACGCGGCTCCCTACGTCGACCGTGGCGTCGAGACGGGTCGCAAGGTGCTGAACGGCGCTGTCGTTCCCGCCGCCGGCGCCGTCGTCGGCACCGCGATGTCGGTGTGGGATGTCGCGAACGACCAGCGTCACCGCCTGTCGCACGGCAAGGGCCTCGGTGGCTTCGACGCGGACTCGTTCCGCAAGAACGCTGCCAAGGCTGGCAAGAAGGCCACCAAGAAGCTGTCGGTTCCGGAGAAGAAGAAGGGCCTGGGCGCCGGCGGCGTCCTCGCCATCATCTTCGGTGTCGCCGCGACTGCGGGTGTTCTCTACGCCGCCTGGCAGACGCTGCGGGCAGACGACGAACTGTGGGTGGCGGACGACCCGCTGCGCGCACCGGATGCCTGA
- a CDS encoding peptidylprolyl isomerase has protein sequence MPIHSAVATLHTNHGDIVVNLFGDQAPRTVKNFVGLADGSQAWTHPATGKPGEGPLYTDVIFHRIIPGFMIQGGDPLGQGVGGPGYNFDDEISPELTFAKPYLLAMANAGLRRNAITGKAEGTNGSQFFITTDPTPWLNGKHSIFGEVADDASRAVVDAIAAVPTGAQDRPVEPVVISSIDITEA, from the coding sequence ATGCCGATTCACTCCGCTGTCGCGACCCTGCACACCAACCACGGCGACATCGTCGTCAACCTGTTCGGCGACCAGGCGCCCCGCACCGTCAAGAACTTCGTCGGTCTGGCCGACGGTTCCCAGGCCTGGACGCACCCCGCCACCGGCAAGCCCGGCGAAGGCCCCCTGTACACCGACGTCATCTTCCACCGCATCATCCCCGGCTTCATGATCCAGGGCGGCGACCCGCTCGGTCAGGGCGTCGGCGGACCGGGCTACAACTTCGATGACGAGATCAGCCCTGAGCTGACGTTCGCCAAGCCGTACCTCCTCGCCATGGCGAACGCGGGCCTCCGCCGCAACGCGATCACCGGCAAGGCCGAGGGCACCAACGGCTCGCAGTTCTTCATCACCACCGACCCCACTCCGTGGCTCAACGGCAAGCACTCGATCTTCGGTGAGGTCGCCGACGACGCGTCGCGCGCCGTCGTCGACGCCATCGCGGCCGTTCCCACCGGAGCGCAGGACCGTCCGGTCGAGCCCGTCGTGATCTCGTCGATCGACATCACCGAGGCCTGA
- a CDS encoding rhomboid family intramembrane serine protease produces the protein MTSADPRTNPDNFCYRHPDRQSFVLCQRCLRTICPACQTPLPVGVICPECLAEQQKGARSAEVKRMPGRFARKLRSDRPVVTYAIVIVTIAVYLLQLIPVVGGTITGALAFAPAYVVPATGVPFEPWRMLTVAFVHSTPLPFHVALNMLALWALGRSLEPSLGKVRFLALYVLSAIGGSALVALIAPGTFVVGASGAVWGLLTSMLIIGRHLGVNILPIAILLGINLVFSFVGSGVSWQSHIGGGLVGLLVGYIFSKTRAQKRQGLQAALLVAVGIGLVAVAAIIPGLLYL, from the coding sequence GTGACCTCAGCCGACCCCCGCACCAATCCGGACAACTTCTGCTACCGGCATCCTGACCGTCAGAGCTTCGTGCTCTGCCAGCGGTGCCTGCGGACGATCTGTCCCGCCTGCCAGACCCCGCTCCCCGTGGGTGTCATCTGCCCGGAGTGCCTGGCAGAGCAGCAGAAGGGTGCGCGGTCGGCTGAGGTGAAGCGGATGCCGGGGCGGTTCGCGCGGAAGCTCCGCAGCGACCGCCCCGTCGTCACCTACGCGATCGTCATCGTCACGATCGCGGTCTACCTGCTCCAGCTCATCCCCGTCGTGGGAGGCACGATCACGGGTGCCCTCGCGTTCGCTCCCGCCTACGTGGTGCCCGCAACGGGCGTCCCTTTCGAGCCATGGCGGATGCTGACGGTCGCTTTCGTGCACTCGACTCCGCTCCCCTTCCACGTCGCGCTCAACATGCTGGCGCTCTGGGCGCTCGGCCGGAGTCTCGAGCCGTCGCTCGGCAAGGTGCGCTTCCTCGCGCTCTACGTACTGAGTGCGATCGGTGGTTCTGCGCTCGTCGCGCTCATCGCGCCGGGAACCTTCGTCGTAGGCGCCTCGGGTGCGGTGTGGGGACTTCTCACGTCGATGCTCATCATCGGCCGGCACCTCGGCGTGAACATCCTGCCGATCGCGATCCTGCTCGGGATCAACCTGGTGTTCTCGTTCGTCGGCTCGGGAGTCTCGTGGCAGTCCCACATCGGTGGCGGTCTCGTCGGCCTGCTGGTGGGCTACATCTTTTCGAAGACCCGCGCGCAGAAGCGCCAGGGACTGCAGGCGGCACTGCTCGTCGCGGTCGGGATCGGACTCGTCGCAGTCGCCGCGATCATCCCGGGACTGCTCTACCTTTGA
- a CDS encoding cell division protein CrgA, protein MARGDKDEDRLVQPEGDAAPNPVWFKPIMIGLMLIGLVWIIVFYLSGQAFPIPDIGPWNLAIGFGIAFVGFLMTTRWR, encoded by the coding sequence ATGGCACGTGGAGACAAGGACGAGGACCGTCTGGTCCAGCCCGAGGGCGACGCCGCCCCCAACCCGGTGTGGTTCAAGCCGATCATGATCGGTCTGATGCTCATCGGGCTTGTCTGGATCATCGTCTTCTACTTGAGCGGCCAGGCGTTCCCGATTCCGGACATCGGCCCGTGGAATCTCGCGATCGGTTTCGGCATCGCGTTCGTCGGGTTCTTGATGACCACGCGCTGGCGCTGA